One genomic window of Conger conger chromosome 9, fConCon1.1, whole genome shotgun sequence includes the following:
- the ankrd12 gene encoding ankyrin repeat domain-containing protein 12 isoform X1 — translation MAKPGGDRDGTMVEKQAGKKSKDKISPFTKTPKLDRSELLGREMKPRPSMKRKLSFTVSPPRNQERDSDTDSDPGHSSETWGERLTPPCGIYSDKDGPDKKKVKKETGSKKSTPVNILFGYPLSERKQMALLMQMTARDNSPDSTPSHPTQALPVQKKLPSSASSRQKDKVNKRNERGETPLHMAAIRGDAKQVRELISLGADVNVKDFAGWTPLHEACNLGYYDVAKVLIAAGAEVNTQGLDDDTPLHDASSSGHKDIVKLLLRNGGNAFQANKRGERPVDVADSQELELLLKGEVPLSEPEDSSSESEDPPSVNPSSVDDNMEFSDLEKDSDGKQANLVKSSASMSGLDEYEFKDEEEEEEDDLSKALNDRHILRREQRQREKDERDGGHFLAKQDKGNTKSKKSKTSRVLYCSSDSSSDEADTPPERKASPTCSLATAEGHRLDSRTKKELSLTAEHKEKGKVKKKYKNQSKNKENQELKEDGKENSKVPFFSCSASAGTETSEKASREEDSFKMSFSPKDDSSVHLFHLPSARSPKLNHNLADKQPAPLKQENAKTCLSVAGGPCQVDGIKQDRHTEPNYATESCSSRGAKHKEKSKHHHKELSLDAHDRSSSPCKEDATIDSAESALRKTDKEGKVVKKYKLKHREKDKHRKDCEVEKDRHKQKEARKEGHRNLEFDREFWKENFFKSDENEEPLPGRTETPEGSSPHKTADSSPVKEEKREGREKHSSSSKDRRQKEDREKDKAVKKEKDLPSKEEKGKELRTSEQEERTDGVALDRGNEECTHSSAIKDEQDEQPVTERHTEQDLWDQSEKGTRDKTEKRTLGKERDAEKTDKKHSDKEKKPKGEHSPEKSELHNCTDRWKEREKTTAGSSHSPGDRNHKESEKLKAILMAKRPEENKKSRERPERKSEKEKVEKERSLGESRDRERNSIDKRGKPPEKVPDQGKLDRIKEKEKDGDKKKKEKGKDITSSTSNLKLLLEEKKSSTSESNRMSHEKNISLKLKEDVPRTPEKDRRERDKDADRHRDRDRHKDRSQPAKISKSKSNEVEADRAKPKPSPAPRDVRPKEKRLVNDDLMQTSFERMLSLKDQEIEQWHRKHMEKIKQKERERMKQRPVADSGKLKSKDRSKSSGGESCHSKELLRSKSSETSEVHNREKVLKDATSSRSFSLDAKCLPHSGKLGLSLENSLSRSPRPEGEKSILMSRSVSMISVASSEDSCQAAALTPRPLAEYDSDFAPEGSDSQLSSSQASFVVHPARSPAVHEKESEGLLDAAQRGRSTLPVRHASPYLRSILDEDTKVALSDGRPSEDPGKASTMIHSSGEHAKGTLPDSSVASIQDGNISQSLPPPSFSHFSSDPENIASGGIEGNTSKTNLPITSNSSDTLNKDYDEIHIQQATHSDSRQQSTTELKRPCITDPLSEKTMFWPPVENCRTESSSQKSNVEHNDKATKDTLSENSSEGTFSSPLTSQQTFSVIPQEPTEVSCEPSQGGDEASHLGPELQEKAGLLEDTVCKREDLRKEPVSAKIEWVSSPGPSNTPLCTSTHKTDRSTGDSVLISTAGSMEIKVTPEDMEAESLDSKDSKDSTGPSELPLEKQEGSCPTPSYPTGLSCAGPVTKAEDLADAPESKEKNSGVEVPEIAEPSSDDAPQTLLAHEIKNEPVDTAPDHTAPEENSQLQEQLEASGIPPCGLQGDPHTEHSSTCSGSSSPLQGEGDSLGAKAKMQPLEEEDNQVNHPRKRKMPRVSQVGPGAQQAKDKAQQSLAAIVDSLKLEEIQPYQTERANPYYEFLHIRRKIEEKRKVLCSVIPQAPQYYDEYVTFNGSYLLDGNPLSKLCIPTITPPPSLPDPLKEMFKQQEVVRMKLRLQHSIEREKLIVSNEQEVLRVHYRAARTLANQSLPFSACTVLLDAEVYNMPAEAQGEDGKTSVRDRFNARQFMSWLQDVDDKFDKLKTCLLMRQQHEAAALNAVQRLEWQLKLQELDPAMYKSTSIFQIPEFYIPLVEVNDDFDLTPI, via the exons AGCTCTCCTTCACCGTCAGTCCCCCGCGCAACCAGGAGCGCGATTCAGACACGG ATTCAGACCCAGGACATTCCAGTGAAACCTGGGGCGAAAGATTAACCCCTCCCTGTGGGATTTACTCAG ATAAAGATGGTCCTGACAAGAAGAAAGTGAAAAAGGAGACTGGAAGTAAGAAGTCTACTCCTGTGAACATCCTGTTCGGGTATCCCCTGTCAGAGCGCAAGCAGATGGCCCTCCTCATGCAGATGACGGCAAGAGACAACAGCCCAG ACTCCACCCCCAGCCACCCCACGCAAGCGCTGCCGGTTCAAAAGAAGCTCCCCAGCTCTGCCTCGTCCAGGCAGAAGGACAAGGTGAACAAGAGGAACGAGCGGGGAGAGACCCCCCTCCACATGGCCGCTATCCGCGGTGACGCTAAGCAAGTCAGGGAGCTCATTAGCCTGGGGGCTGATGTCAATGTCAAAGACTTTGCAG GCTGGACGCCACTGCACGAGGCCTGCAACCTTGGGTATTACGATGTGGCCAAAGTGCTGATCGCTGCCGGGGCGGAGGTCAACACGCAGGGGCTCGATGACGACACGCCACTGCATGATGCATCCAGCAGCGGACACAAGGAT ATTGTGAAGCTACTGCTGAGAAATGGAGGAAACGCCTTCCAGGCTAACAAGCGTGGAGAGCGTCCGGTGGATGTAGCAGACTCCCAGGAGCTGGAGCTTCTGCTTAAGGGCGAGGTCCCGCTGTCCGAGCCAGAGGACAGCTCCTCTG AATCAGAAGACCCCCCATCTGTTAATCCCTCCAGTGTGGATGACAATATGGAGTTCTCAGACCTGGAAAAGGACTCTGATGGCAAGCAGGCCAACCTGGTAAAATCGTCGGCCTCCATGTCCGGGCTAGATGAATACGAGTTCAaggacgaggaagaggaggaagaggatgaccTGAGCAAGGCGCTGAATGACAGGCACATCCTGCGGCGGGAACAGAGGCAGCGGGAGAAGGACGAGAGGGATGGTGGGCACTTCCTGGCCAAGCAGGACAAAGGCAACACCAAGTCCAAAAAGTCCAAAACATCCCGTGTCCTGTACTGCAGTTCAGACAGCTCCAGCGATGAGGCGGACACCCCTCCAGAGAGGAAGGCCTCTCCCACCTGCTCCCTGGCCACCGCTGAGGGACACAGGCTGGACAGCAGGACTAAAAAGGAGCTGAGCCTCACGGCAGAACATAAGGAGAAGGGCAAGGTCAAGAAAAAGTATAAAAACCAGAGCAAAAACAAGGAAAATCAGGAGCTGAAGGAGGACGGGAAAGAGAACAGCAAAGTGCCGTTCTTCTCCTGCTCTGCCTCGGCTGGGACAGAGACCTCAGAAAAGGCAAGCAGGGAGGAGGACTCCTTCAAGATGTCCTTTAGCCCCAAAGATGATTCATCCGTTCATCTCTTCCACCTGCCATCAGCCAGGTCTCCTAAGCTCAACCACAATCTAGCTGACAAGCAGCCGGCGCCGCTCAAGCAGGAAAACGCCAagacctgtctgtctgtcgcaGGCGGCCCGTGCCAGGTGGATGGAATCAAACAGGACCGCCACACAGAGCCAAACTATGCCACGgagagctgcagcagcagaggcGCCAAGCACAAGGAGAAGAGCAAGCATCACCACAAAGAGCTTAGCTTGGATGCCCACGACAGGAGCTCTAGTCCTTGCAAGGAGGATGCCACCATTGACAGTGCTGAATCGGCCTTACGGAAAACGGACAAAGAGGGCAAAGTTGTCAAAAAGTACAAACTGAAACACCGGGAGAAGGACAAGCACCGTAAGGACTGTGAGGTTGAGAAGGACAGGCACAAGCAGAAGGAAGCCAGGAAAGAGGGGCATAGGAACCTGGAGTTCGACCGGGAGTTCTGGAAGGAAAACTTTTTTAAAAGCGATGAGAATGAAGAGCCCCTGCCAGGGAGGACAGAGACCCCTGAAGGCAGTTCCCCACACAAAACGGCAGACTCATCCCCTGTcaaagaggaaaagagagaaggcagagagaaacacagcagcagcagcaaagaCCGGAGGCAGAAAGAGGACCGAGAAAAGGACAAAGCTGTGAAAAAGGAGAAGGATCTTCCCTCCAAGGAGGAGAAGGGAAAGGAGCTGAGAaccagtgagcaggaggagaggacgGATGGCGTGGCTTTGGACAGAGGGAATGAGGagtgcacacacagcagtgccatAAAAGATGAGCAGGATGAGCAGCCTGTAACAGAAAGGCACACTGAGCAAGACCTGTGGGACCAATCGGAGAAAGGCACCCGGGACAAAACTGAGAAGAGGACtttggggaaggagagggatgcCGAAAAGACAGACAAAAAGCATTCGGACAAAGAGAAAAAACCTAAAGGCGAGCACTCCCCTGAAAAATCTGAGCTGCACAACTGCACGGACAGGTGGAAAGAGCGGGAAAAGACAACAGCAGGTTCCTCCCACTCACCCGGAGACAGAAACCACAAGGAAAGTGAAAAGCTGAAGGCCATCCTGATGGCCAAAAGACCTGAGGAGAACAAGAAGAGCAGAGAGAGGCCTGAAAGGaagagtgagaaggagaaggtaGAGAAGGAGCGCAGTCTCGGGGagagcagggacagagagaggaacagcataGACAAGAGGGGGAAACCTCCAGAGAAAGTTCCAGATCAGGGCAAGCTTGACCGCATaaaggaaaaagagaaagacgGAGACaaaaagaagaaggagaaagggaaagacaTCACCTCTTCCACCTCTAACCTTAAATTGCttttggaagagaaaaagagcagCACATCTGAGAGCAACAGGATGtcccatgaaaaaaatatttccttgaAACTGAAGGAAGACGTACCTCGAACACCAGAGAAAGATCGGCGTGAACGAGACAAAGACGCTGATCGACATAGAGACCGGGACCGGCACAAAGACAGGTCCCAGCCCGCCAAAATCAGCAAGTCAAAGTCAAATGAGGTGGAGGCCGACAGAGCTAAACCCAAACCCTCGCCAGCCCCCAGAGACGTCCGGCCCAAGGAGAAGAGGTTGGTCAACGATGATCTCATGCAGACTAGCTTTGAGCGAATGCTGAGCCTGAAGGACCAGGAGATTGAGCAGTGGCACAGGAAGCACATGGAGAAGATCAaacagaaggagagggagaggatgaaGCAGCGGCCTGTAGCGGATTCTGGAAAGCTGAAGAGCAAGGACAGGTCAAAGAGCTCGGGGGGCGAGTCCTGCCACAGCAAGGAGCTTCTACGCTCAAAGAGCTCAGAGACCTCTGAAGTCCACAACCGAGAAAAGGTGCTCAAGGATGCCACCAGCTCAAGGTCATTCTCCCTGGATGCTAAGTGCCTCCCCCATTCTGGAAAGTTGGGCCTCAGCCTGGAGAACAGCCTGAGCCGCTCCCCCCGGCCTGAGGGGGAGAAGTCGATCCTCATGTCCAGATCGGTGTCCATGATCTCTGTGGCCAGTTCAGAGGACTCCTGCCAAGCAGCTGCCCTTACACCCAGGCCCCTAGCCGAGTATGACTCGGACTTTGCTCCAGAAGGTTCCGATTCCCAGCTCTCTTCCTCACAGGCTTCCTTCGTCGTCCACCCAGCCAGGTCCCCAGCTGTTCACGAAAAGGAATCTGAAGGTCTGCTTGATGCAGCTCAGCGTGGCAGGTCTACCCTTCCTGTCAGACATGCGTCACCGTACCTGAGATCCATCTTGGATGAAGATACAAAAGTTGCGTTGAGTGACGGGAGACCCTCTGAGGACCCTGGAAAGGCCAGTACAATGATACACTCCAGTGGGGAACATGCAAAGGGCACTCTACCTGACAGCAGTGTAGCATCTATTCAAGATGGCAACATTAGTCAAAGTCTGCCACCTCCAAGCTTCAGTCATTTTAGCTCCGATCCCGAGAACATCGCCAGTGGTGGAATTGAGGGGAACACCTCAAAAACTAACCTCCCAATCACATCAAACAGCAGTGATACTCTGAATAAGGATTATGATGAAATCCACATTCAGCAGGCCACGCATTCGGACAGCAGACAACAAAGCACTACAGAACTGAAGAGGCCTTGTATTACAGATCCCCTGTCAGAGAAAACCATGTTCTGGCCACCAGtggagaactgcaggacagagagCTCCAGCCAGAAATCAAATGTTGAACATAATGACAAAGCAACCAAAGACACTCTATCTGAAAATTCCTCAGAAGGAACATTCTCATCCCCTCTGACTTCTCAGCAGACGTTCTCCGTAATCCCCCAGGAACCTACAGAAGTCTCCTGTGAGCCTTCACAGGGCGGTGATGAAGCTTCACATCTGGGACCTGAGCTACAAGAAAAGGCTGGATTGTTGGAAGACACTGTTTGTAAGAGGGAGGACCTGAGGAAGGAACCTGTAAGTGCTAAAATAGAGTGGGTGAGCAGCCCAGGGCCCTCCAATACCCCGCTCTGCACCAGCACACACAAGACTGACAGAAGCACAGGGGATTCAGTGCTCATTTCCACAGCAGGCAGCATGGAAATCAAGGTCACGCCAGAGGATATGGAGGCTGAGAGTTTGGACTCTAAAGACTCCAAGGACTCAACAGGCCCAAGCGAGCTTCCTTTAGAGAAACAGGAAGGCAGCTGTCCCACACCATCTTACCCCACTGGATTGAGCTGTGCAGGCCCTGTCACTAAAGCAGAGGACCTAGCTGATGCTCCTGAGAGCAAAGAAAAGAATAGCGGTGTGGAGGTACCGGAAATTGCAGAGCCCTCATCAGATGATGCCCCCCAGACACTCCTAgctcatgaaataaaaaatgagccAGTTGATACTGCTCCCGACCACACTGCCCCAGAAGAGAACTCTCAGCTACAGGAACAGCTTGAGGCATCTGGAATACCACCATGTGGCCTGCAGGGGGACcctcacacagaacacagtaGCACCTGCTCAGGAAGCTCATCTCCACTGCAGGGGGAGGGCGACTCGCTGGGTGCCAAGGCCAAGATGCAGccgctggaggaggaggacaacCAAGTGAACCACccaaggaagaggaagatgcCGCGGGTGTCACAAGTCGGCCCCGGTGCTCAGCAGGCCAAGGACAAGGCCCAGCAGTCCCTGGCGGCCATTGTAGACTCTCTGAAGCTGGAGGAGATCCAGCCCTACCAGACGGAGAGGGCCAACCCCTACTACGAGTTTCTGCACATCCGCAGGAAGATCGAGGAGAAGAGGAAGGTACTGTGCAGCGTCATCCCTCAGGCACCACAGTACTACGACGAGTATGTCACCTTCAACGGATCCTACCTCCTGGATGGGAATCCCCTCAGCAAGCTGTGCATTCCGACT ATAACGCCACCACCCTCATTGCCTGACCCACTGAAAGAGATGTTTAAGCAGCAGGAAGTGGTACGCATGAAGCTGAGACTGCAACACAGCATTGAGCGG GAAAAGTTGATTGTTTCCAACGAACAAGAGGTCCTGCGCGTCCATTACCGTGCAGCCAGAACACTAGCCAATCAGTCGCTTCCTTTCAGTGCATGCACGGTCCTGCTGGATGCAGAGGTGTACAACATGCCCGCAGAGGCACAG gGAGAAGATGGTAAAACTTCTGTACGGGACAGGTTCAATGCCAGGCAGTTTATGTCTTGGTTACAGGATGTGGATGACAAGTTTGACAAACTAAAG ACGTGTCTGCTGATGCGGCAGCAGCACGAGGCCGCGGCGCTGAACGCCGTGCAGCGGCTGGAGTGGCAGCTGAAGCTGCAGGAGCTCGACCCCGCCATGTACAAGTCCACCAGCATCTTCCAGATCCCCGAGTTCTACATCCCGCTCGTCGAAGTCAACGACGACTTCGACCTCACTCCCATATGA